Genomic window (Aethina tumida isolate Nest 87 chromosome 4, icAetTumi1.1, whole genome shotgun sequence):
AATTGTGTGGTGTGCCAACAAGTACGACGTAATATGTTGCTATAGTTCGATCACCAAAAGACACTGGTTGAAGTTCTTCTACCTGTACCACTACATGTTTTACGCCTACAATTACAGATTCAAAGGGCAGTACACCAAATTGGCCCTCGTGACTTCGTGCCTGTTCATATTGCACTCCATGGTGTACTTCTTTCATCACTACGAAGTTCCCCTGATTTTAAACGCTTTCAGATGGTTCCACTTTAGGCAGTCAGTCTTACGGCACATCAACAATCACCCAATGAACATTCGCAATCTCCTGGTAGTTCGCATTTAGGTTGTCtacttgtttataaataaaaagtttttgaaatcgCATGCAATTGTTTTACTACGACACTGCCCGTTGAGGTTATGTTACAACTTTATAGAGGCTATTCACAAGACGTCAgtttgaagtttaaatttcatttttaatttcctctCGAATAACCTCAAAGGTGAGTCAACATAAACTAACAATCTGAAAGAACAAAATTTCTAGAGTTATGGCGGAACACTTTCAACTACCTCGGCAAAGGCACTTACAGGGGGAAATGCCTGTTCTCCGCGGAACGGACAGTCTCTTGCGCCTGGTATACATCCGAACGTCCTCAATGTACGGAAGGGTATGTCCTAATTTCGGTCGAAAATTTCTGGAAATGTTTGTGTTAGTCGCGGCTGTTTGGGcagttttcattttgttgtACTCACACTCGATGATCAGCAAGACATCCGTTAATTGTTTGGGCCACGTAGAAAAGCCTTGGTCTCGCCCCGGAATTTTGAGGTTGGAGGTAGTGAGGACTCTTGGTAAGGAATACACTTTGGAGATGAGCTACGATAAAGAAGATATGATTAGGAGGCAATCGGTCATCACTTTGTACTTTAACTTTGTTGGACAAATCCTCAACTACTTGTTGAACGTTTGGAATGGGGGAGCCCGCTGGAAGAAATATCGGGAGTCTGCACTGAAGAGTAATTTCATTGTTAATGACACGGAGCTAAACGTGAATTTTCGTAACTCTTACATACTTGAATATTCCTTAGATGATGGTGTTTTGAAGATGGAGAAGAAGTTTAGGAAAGAGCTGAACATTCCTGTGGAGTTCATCGTTATAGACCCAGATACTAACAAATGCCTCAGAAatccatttaataaattcctaCTAGACAACCTACTGGGCTACAACGAGTTACTCAGTTATtcaatcaaaaaatatgtggTACTTAAACCACAATTGGGTTACTTGAGGAACGTTGTTTCTGAATTATATTACCAGTTCATGATCAGGTTAATTATAGTAACTGGGCCAGTTATTCCCTTATTGTGCATGACATTGTTTACGGTTTCAATATCAGTGTTCACAACTTTCTTCCGAAACGAAATGTACATTTTCATATCTAACACATCCAGCTTTTATTCATTCACCTCTATGGTGATccccatatttatattaattggacTTGAATTAGTGATGGAGGAGTATTTTGGTGATAGAATAACAacaatttgtgtaatttttattgtatgggCTGCGAATAAATTCTATGTAATTTGTTGTAACTCCCCAATATCCAAAAGACATTGGGTGAAATTCTACTATTTGTACCAGTACATGTTTTTCGTCTTCAATTACAAATACAGAGgagaatttggaaaatttgctTTGTTGACGTGGTTTCTATTAACGCTGCACTCCATGATTTTCTTCGTTCATCGTTTCGAACTTCCCACCATTTTGTCCATAGAACGACTCATCACCAATCCTCGAGTGCTACGCCGTCCTATGTTTATACGCCGTCACGTTGTacgataattgaataaatatgagCATGgtgatttattgtattatttaattttgacacaCCAGTCATAGTGGCTGTCAATTTGACATCACATTactcattcaaaatttaagtagtAGAACATGTTGcaagattaaaatatgaacGATATAAATGAAAGGGATCCATTCGAGCGGTTTCGTAGAATATTCCTACGTGGAGCTGTAAACTACGGTAAAAACTGTCCTACACCacttaaactaattttggAGTTTTCCATTTTGATCATTGCATTCAGCTCACTAGTTGTCTTGATAGAAAGACATGCTGCACACTATGAAGTACCTCTACAATTGAAAGATGTTCAAGTTACTTGGCCAAGACAGGGGATTTTAAGAGTTGAAATAGTGAAGACCTCCAACCCGGATTATGATCTGAACATGAGCTACCAAAAGGAGGATATACTGAAAGGGGACGAACATGTAATGATGGACACTGAGCACAGTCTGACTAAAGCTTCTTATGAAGTTATTCGAGATGAGTATTTGTTGTACAAAGACATCTTTAGGAAACACACATACATAGTTGAGTACGCTTTAGAAAACGACCTTTTAACAATAGACAAAAAAGTCAGAGACAAACTAAATATTCCAGTCATGTTTGTAACCTTGAACCAAGACACTGACGAGTACTTTGGCAGCAAGCTGAGCAGATTTCTATTTGGAAAAGTTTTGGGCTACGACGAATTTCTCAAGGATATGATTAAAACCTTCGTGGTGGGAGAAAACGAAGTTGGCTACCTCAAGAATGTGTTGTCAGGAAAGATTGTCACCATAGAAAATTCCTGGTTCACCAAATACACCTCAGCAATTGAAGCTTTACTTAATACGGTCTTTTTCACATTATCCTTATCTTTGGTGGTGACGTACTGTCACTGCACCATTCACAGGTTCCTAAATGAAGTATTCTTCAATGGTTCTTTCAATGAGTTAGGCCCTTTGTTTATTAGCATTCTAATTTCGATTTGCATCCAAAATGAAATAGAAAAGTATTTCAACAATGGAACAACAgctagatatttaattatgatcatTTGGTGTGCCAACAAATATGATGCTCTTTTATGTTATTCTTCTATAACAAAGAGAAACTGGTTGAAGTTCTTCTACTTGTACACTTATATGTTTTACGCTTATCACAGTCGATTCAaggaacaatataataatttggcaCTTCTAACATCTGGATTGTTCATATTCCACTCCATGGTTTACTTTTTTCATCATTATGACTTACCCCTTGTGTTAACTTCCCAAAGATCTTTTAATTCGTAACCACCATAATTGTTGTAACGTttgtaaatgttataaaataaaatttccacctttaattaaaagtttataaatttataaatgcaaCTCCCAAATAGTTTAAAGtacatttgtataattaaaatcaatgcgGGGAGTCGTAGAACAAATATACAGAATCCCTCGACAAACTTAACCGACaatttcctttatttaaacaactgAAAACATCTGTACAACCCCAACAGACAGATCATCCTCTATTTATCCAACTCGGCGTCCCAATGGCTTGCCAAAACAAGTAGCACATGTTCGAACAGGAGCCTTGTACACGATAAAACGGAATCGTCCTGTTTATCGGGCGTGCATTCGCCCCCAAAATCCGATTCGCAACCGTTGTTTTATGTCGCCAGGatattcaatgaaatttaattccgtgtgtttaattattcaatattggaTCGGCCGAGGAAATTTCCCGTTTGTGTgttgattgatttaattaattagtgattAATGGACGAGCATGAAGTATAGGAAACGTGTCAACCGAAGAAACACGCCGGAACACTGTTCAACTGCACACAGGACGTGTTTGTTCACGGGAAATTAATCAATCAAGTCTAGTTTTGTTGGTAGTTAGTTAATGTTGTTGTGCTTAACTTTTCACTCGTTATAACTGGAGTATTTTCCTAATTTAAGTACAGAGCCGTACGGGAATAAAGAGCATCGGAACCGAGTTAATTGGCTAAAAGGCAGTGCGAAGGCAACAAATTGGCTACATTAAAAGGAATAAAGGTGCTGTGTCAAACAAGAAAGTCGCTTGATGTCGCAAATGGAGAGGATCTTTGCACATTACGGACTCATTCAAGGCGCAAatcacaaataaacaaatctgTTAAGGCGgcgcaatttttatttgttgacgTCACCGTGGCAACGGCCGGGCTGTCACTTTGATTGGGGTTAGGTTCATCGATGTTTTTTTACGGTAAGCATCGGATGCACTGCGGCCACTTCGTTAATTCAGTCGATCAATTTTAGAGTCATGGCTAATCGACGGGAGACCGTTAACATCAGACTCGTCACGGCGCCACGTCGAGGGAACGACAGGATGTTCCGGACGCTCTACTTCCACGGAGCCGTTGCCTACGCCAAGAAACTTCCCGGCTACATCCGACGACTTATAGAGGCTGCGGTGCTTGTGGCGGCGATGTTCGCGTTGTTCGTGCTGGCCGAAAGACACCTGGCGTTTCAGCGTGACCCCCCCACTTGTCTGGACCACGTGGACCGGTCGTTGCTTCGGCGCGGCATCTTGAGGGTGGATGTGGTGAGGACTTTGAACAGGAATTACACCTTGGAGATGAGCTACGAGACGGAGAAGAAGTTGAAGCTGAACCAAAGAACGAACAGATTGTCGAAGGAGCTGCTGAAAAATGTCTACGTCATTTACAACGGGCTGCTGCAGATAAAGGAGTACTCCCTGGACAACATGAACACGAGCCAAATAGAGACGAATCGGAGGGCACGTGAGGCTGAACTCTCAGAAAGTAACGTGCTGGGCAGTACTGTTTTCATGATGGAATACGCGTTGGATATTGGCATACTGAAAATGGATGAGAACACCCGGAGGAAGTTAAACATTTCGGTCACTTTGGTGGCTTTAGATCCAGATATTGATGAGTGTTTTGGTAATGGGTTGAGCAGGATGTTGTTGGAGGAAGTCTTAGGCTATAATGAACTGCTTATTTCCTCCATCAGAACGCTTGCAATTAAGGAGGGCGGAATaggttacttaaaaaaattgaattctgACGAGTATTACCAGTTTAACTTTATGATCTGCAACAGTTACGTATCATTAGTTGTAGCATTGTTGGTGATGTATTTATACATAGTTATTGTGTCAGTTATTGCGGCTTATGCAAACAGGATTAACCTGGTCAACCCTACATTGAACATTTTTGCCACCATCTTGTTGGTGATGTTGGCCTTAAACGGAGTCGACTCAATGATGGACTTCTACTTCAACGACAACTCGACGGGTTTCTACATGATTGTGATAATATGGTGCGCCAACAAATTCGACACGATTTGCTCCCACACTCCCATGACCAAAAGACACTGGCTGAGATTCTTCTACTTGTACCTCTACATGTTCTACGCCTATAACTGCAAGTACAAAGGACAATACAGTGATGTAGCACTGGTGGCGACTTACCTGTTGATCCTCCACTCCATGGTTTATTTCTTTCATCACTACGAACTGCCGGTGATACTTAACGCCCAAAGGGTGATGGTGATGTACCAGCAAATGCTGACGTCCCGTCACCTCCAGCCACAAGCTAATCCTGTGGTTTTCAATGTGCATATGTAAGttcaagtaaattttacaCGTTTTATATACCATTATACAGCAAACGTTGTTTCATTTTCCGTGTTTGGAGGGTCAGACGTGGCTGCCAGTATCGAAAGTGggctaattattatttagaggGTCGTTGTAACGGTGGCTGCATACTAAAACGACCGCCGACCAACTTTGCAGTATTAATTACgcgagtaattaaattaatattaaacgcCCAGCTTCATGCAGTCTTGATGGCGGTTGTTTGTCATTCTCGTAATTGGCAGTGTTTTTATTGTCGGACGTTTTATGGGTGCGAACTGACGATGGAtcccttttttgtttttaggtGAGTTCCAACAGAGGCGATCGGGATTTTAATGTGTTCGACTCCCCGAATTGAAACTGTATTTGGGGCGATTCATTTTAATGGTTCGCTAGGATTTAGTGCGAATTTATTGTCGCCCCTTGTTGTTTATGAAACTATTAAACTcttctataaaatttgttgtggCTTTTTTTCCTCACGAAAACCTTGAAAATTCCCCGAACGTGCGATTAACAGACAAACAATCGTCACTGATTGAAAAGCAATTCGAAAAAGCGTCGATTGGCCGcagcttaatttattatcgtgTTCCATTAAATCTTGGCCACTCCGGGGCTCCGGAGTGCACTGCATAATCCGCAACCACTCGCTTTATCTAAGGGCTGCAACTACCGGCAATTCGATAATTCGATTGGCGTATTGTGTCCGATTTTCTTGCGCTGATTGAATTTTGTCGTTTCGTTGCGCCGAAATTGTAAAAACTCTTTTTGCCAGGCTCCTAATTGGATTTACCAGCTGGGAacgaaatattgaatattacttCCGGTTTAACTAATTGGTTTGAAAGCTTTGGGGGTGAAATGAAGATCTTAAGTGGCCGGCACAAAAAAATACAGACGATAAAAAAGGAGGCACACGCTCGGCTAATACGGTCGAcagtaaaaattcaaattccgGTCCACTGAGAGCCGGGACGGTTCTTCAAACTTTGCAAATCTGTCAATCAGATAAAGTTTTCGGACAAAATGCCTAATAGGGAGTGAATGACGTGGATCCTTAGTgcgataaaatttttttacggTTCAGACAAATCCGTCGCTCACCTTAATAAACAGAAGTGGTGACTTTTATAGTTGtagctttaatttaaaaatgcaatCTGAAGTTGGACATGTAACTTTATGTTGCACCAGAAGTTTAATCGGCTAATGTTTTATGGTACGATAAAGCAGACGCGAAtctagaaatttatattaataatgttacatAAAGTATGTTAAAGTGTGTAAGACGCCGCCATCCATATATTAAACGAGTCGGGCCGTGTAATGTGGAACATAATATTTTCTCCGgatggaaaatttaaaactgactCGCCGAAAAAGTTCGTACAGAAACGCCATTACTGAAAATGTTTATGATAGTTATTAAAAGCGGTACACATACCACACTGAATTAACAAAGTTTAAAGTCAATACGCTTccgcaatattttaatattgtcaagGTAATTGCCAACAAGTAAACTtcattaaacttattaatagtTTCTGTCGCTAAATCCCGCTTCCTTTGCCCGATACTTAGCAGGATGCGCATTCTTACTCGGAACTTAATTTCCTGATGTCAAACAAATTTGTGCTCGATTTTTGTGACGTTTTGCAATTTACCAGATGTTTTAGGTTAACAATTTAATCTTTAACAACAACTTTGTCACCTTTTTCTGCTTCGGGTCTCCTAGCAACCGGGTATTAAGGCCACGGCACGCAACAAAAGGGGGGGCGTGCTACGCCCCGGTTCCCAACTCTCAGCATATTTTCCTCGGCTCACGGACCCGGTATGTTTTTATAGTTGGCGACAATGTGCGATGTGGATGCAAGTCGGGCGTTTCTTTGCGAGAAGTtcggattaaaaatttagtccGGCGTCGTAAAACTGAACGAACAATGGAGCTTTGGATTTCGGGCGG
Coding sequences:
- the LOC109599297 gene encoding membralin, with the translated sequence MANRRETVNIRLVTAPRRGNDRMFRTLYFHGAVAYAKKLPGYIRRLIEAAVLVAAMFALFVLAERHLAFQRDPPTCLDHVDRSLLRRGILRVDVVRTLNRNYTLEMSYETEKKLKLNQRTNRLSKELLKNVYVIYNGLLQIKEYSLDNMNTSQIETNRRAREAELSESNVLGSTVFMMEYALDIGILKMDENTRRKLNISVTLVALDPDIDECFGNGLSRMLLEEVLGYNELLISSIRTLAIKEGGIGYLKKLNSDEYYQFNFMICNSYVSLVVALLVMYLYIVIVSVIAAYANRINLVNPTLNIFATILLVMLALNGVDSMMDFYFNDNSTGFYMIVIIWCANKFDTICSHTPMTKRHWLRFFYLYLYMFYAYNCKYKGQYSDVALVATYLLILHSMVYFFHHYELPVILNAQRVMVMYQQMLTSRHLQPQANPVVFNVHM